A region of Panicum virgatum strain AP13 chromosome 8N, P.virgatum_v5, whole genome shotgun sequence DNA encodes the following proteins:
- the LOC120685613 gene encoding beta-glucosidase-like SFR2, chloroplastic — MPLPAFLAAAAKLAVLVVAAATAANAASFARYRRRHLRRIPNPIDEAADPVADFRALPSAGTGADDASDDGGFFFGLATAPAHVEDRLEDAWLQFATEHSCDEKEAVRDHKTADAVMASAAGDGGAQLASRSRKEEKAGEGEKRKPLKVAMEAMLRGFEMFSEGGESDSGDNCSHNVAAWHNVPCPQERLKFWSDPDTELKLAKETGISVFRMGIDWTRVMPKEPTDAEFKSSVNFAALERYRWIIQRVHEYGMKVMLTLFHHSLPPWAGEYGGWKMEKTVKYFMDFVRLVVDRVSDLVDYWVVFNEPHVFVMLTYCAGAWPGGDPNAIEVATSALPTGVYNQALHWMAIAHAEAYDYIHLKSKNGRKPIVGVAHHVSFTRPYGLFDVAAVTVANTLTLFPYIDSICDKLDFIGINYYGQEVISGPGLKLVDNDEYSESGRGVYPDGLFCILIQFNERYKSLNIPFLITENGVSDETDLIRKPYILEHLLAIYAAIIMGVRVLGYLFWTTSDNWEWADGYGPKFGLVAVDRANNLAREPRPSYYLFSKVVTTGKITRQDRLCAWRELQQAAFQKKTRPFFRAVDKHGRMYAGGLDRPIQRPFILRDWRFGHYEMEGLQDPFSRFIRFIISPISQKKKIHYIEDDDVSYSISG; from the exons ATGCCACTCCCGGcgttcctggcggcggcggcgaagctcgcCGTCCTGGTGGTggccgccgcgacggcggccaACGCGGCGTCCTTCGCGCGGTaccggcgccgccacctccgccgcatCCCCAATCCCATCGACGAGGCCGCCGACCCCGTCGCCGACTTCCGGGCGCTCCCCTCCGCCGGAACCGGCGCCGACGACGCCTCAG ATGATGGCGGTTTCTTCTTTGGGCTAGCAACCGCTCCTGCGCATGTTGAGGACAGGCTGGAGGATGCTTGGCTTCAGTTTGCAACCGAGCATTCCTGCGATGAAAAGGAGGCCGTGCGCGACCATAAGACTGCGGATGCGGTGATGGCGTCGGCTGCCGGTGATGGAGGCGCTCAGTTGGCTTCCAGGTCAAGGAAGGAGGAAAAGGCTGGTGAAGGAGAGAAGAGGAAGCCTCTTAAGGTTGCCATGGAGGCTATGCTCAGGGGATTCGAAATGTTTTCTGAGGGTGGGGAATCTGACTCTGGTGATAACTGCAGCCACAACGTCGCAGCTTGGCACAATGTTCCATGCCC GCAAGAAAGGCTTAAATTTTGGTCTGATCCTGATACTGAGTTGAAGCTTGCTAAGGAAACTGGCATCAGTGTTTTCCGCATGGGGATTGATTGGACAAGGGTGATGCCTAAGGAACCAACTGATGCAGAGTTCAAGAGCTCA GTCAATTTTGCAGCACTTGAGCGGTATAGATGGATCATTCAAAGGGTTCATGAATATGGAATGAAAGTGATGCTTACACTATTTCATCACTCGCTTCCACCTTGGGCTGGAGAATATGGGGGATGGAAGATGGAAAAGACTGTTAAGTACTTCATGGATTTTGTGAG GCTTGTTGTTGATCGTGTATCAGATTTAGTGGACTACTGGGTGGTTTTCAACGAGCCTCATGTATTTGTAATGCTGACCTATTGTGCGGGTGCTTGGCCTGGTGGAGACCCGAATGCAATTGAAGTGGCAACATCTGCTTTGCCAACTGGTGTGTACAATCAAGCATTGCATTGGATGGCTATTGCACATGCAGAAGCCTATGACTACATACATTTGAAAAG CAAAAATGGAAGGAAGCCAATCGTTGGTGTCGCTCATCATGTATCATTTACACGGCCGTATGGACTATTCGATGTTGCGGCTGTCACTGTAGCTAATACATTGACCCTTTTCCCTTACATTGATAGCATCTGTGATAAACTGGACTTTATTGGAATCAACTACTATGGGCAG GAGGTTATATCAGGTCCTGGTCTAAAGCTTGTGGACAATGATGAGTACAGTGAATCTGGTCGTGGCGTTTATCCTGATGGGCTATTCTGTATCCTGATTCAGTTTAATGAACGATACAAGAGCTTAAATATTCCTTTTCTGATCACTGAAAATGGAGTTTCTGACGAGACTGATCTGATTCGTAAACCATACATTCTGGAGCACCTGTTAGCCATCTATGCTGCAATCATTATG GGTGTGCGTGTGCTTGGTTATCTATTCTGGACAACATCAGATAATTGGGAATGGGCAGATGGCTATGGTCCCAAGTTTGGGCTTGTTGCTGTTGATCGTGCTAACAACCTAGCACGGGAACCTCGGCCTTCATACTATTTATTCTCCAAG GTTGTTACAACTGGGAAAATAACAAGACAGGACAGATTGTGTGCTTGGAGGGAACTGCAACAAGCTGCATTTCAAAAGAAAACACGCCCGTTTTTTAGAGCAGTAGACAAACATGGTCGGATGTATGCAG GTGGTCTAGATCGGCCTATTCAGAGACCTTTCATATTAAGGGATTGGAGATTTGGTCATTATGAAATGGAAGGCTTGCAAGATCCTTTTAGTCGCTTTATAAGATTTATTATTTCACCAATTTCACAAAAAAAGAAGATTCATTACATTGAGGATGATGATGTTTCTTATTCTATTTCCGGATGA
- the LOC120685614 gene encoding uncharacterized protein LOC120685614, with protein MALTADELKAKAEVYYGDDICQQCTQLLLKEAGLPNGLLPLKDLIECGYVQETGYVWLKQKKRVDHVFQSLGRLVSYGTEITGYAEKGRIKKVKGIKTRELMVWVPVEEIALDQPATGKLICKSIAGITKTFPASAFHIPEKENQKMNCAAPKPVVLMERAPQVVKNN; from the coding sequence ATGGCTCTTACAGCCGATGAACTCAAGGCCAAGGCTGAGGTCTACTATGGTGATGACATCTGCCAACAGTGTACCCAGCTCTTGCTCAAGGAAGCAGGCCTCCCCAATGGTCTGCTTCCATTGAAGGACCTAATTGAGTGTGGTTATGTCCAGGAAACTGGATATGTATGGCTCAAGCAAAAGAAGAGGGTTGACCACGTCTTCCAGAGTTTAGGAAGGCTGGTCTCTTATGGCACAGAGATCACTGGCTATGCAGAGAAAGGCAGGATCAAGAAGGTAAAAGGGATAAAGACCAGGGAGCTCATGGTGTGGGTCCCAGTGGAGGAGATTGCCCTTGATCAACCGGCAACTGGGAAACTTATCTGCAAGAGCATTGCTGGGATTACCAAGACCTTCCCTGCATCAGCTTTCCATATCCCAGAGAAGGAGAATCAGAAGATGAACTGTGCTGCACCAAAACCAGTGGTCCTAATGGAGAGAGCTCCACAAGTTGTTAAAAACAACTGA
- the LOC120685223 gene encoding probable pectinesterase 53: protein MHAAFESGWTLAMAGPWWARWGLGSTTVAVESDYFVALGVVFKNDAPLAKPGAKGGQAVALRLFGTKAALFNCTVDGGQDTLYDHKGLHYFKSCLIRGSVDFIFGFGRSFYDGCRIESVVKEVAVLTAQQRTKSIEGTIDSGFSFKNCSIGGVKGGQIYLGRPWGDSSRVVYAYTEMGEEVVPIGWDGWNVAKPESSGIYYGEFRCSGPGADAKKKKRVGWALDLTEEQAKPFVGTHYIFGDSWIQQPSPYGSNAPAAAKKENSTTTADDQEAEAPTTAEAAGTNKTSATATKDAKAAGKTSGATKYAEEETSTPAAASKDAKAEKTTLAAKKEGEEETSTSAAASKDAKTEKTTSAATKDAEEETSTSTVASKDAKAEKTTSAAAKGTKE from the exons atgcacgcagctttTGAAAGTGGGTGGactctcgcaatg gCTGGACCATGGTGGGCACGGTGGGGACTGGGGAGCACGACGGTGGCGGTGGAGTCGGACTACTTTGTGGCGCTGGGCGTGGTGTTCAAGAACGACGCGCCACTGGCCAAGCCGGGCGCCAAGGGCGGCCAGGCGGTGGCTCTGCGCCTCTTCGGGACCAAGGCGGCGCTCTTCAACTGCACCGTCGACGGCGGCCAGGACACGCTGTACGACCACAAGGGCCTCCACTACTTCAAGAGCTGCCTCATCCGGGGCAGCGTCGACTTCATCTTCGGCTTCGGCCGCTCCTTCTACGACGGCTGCCGGATCGAGTCGGTCGTCAAGGAGGTGGCCGTGCTCACGGCGCAGCAGCGCACCAAGTCCATCGAGGGCACCATCGACAGCGGCTTCTCCTTCAAGAACTGCAGCATCGGCGGCGTCAAGGGCGGCCAGATCTACCTCGGCCGGCCCTGGGGGGACTCGTCGCGGGTGGTCTACGCCTACACGGAGATGGGGGAGGAGGTGGTGCCCATCGGCTGGGACGGCTGGAACGTCGCCAAGCCGGAGAGCAGCGGCATCTACTACGGCGAGTTCAGGTGCTCCGGCCCCGGCGCCGacgccaagaagaagaagcgggtcGGCTGGGCGCTCGACCTCACCGAGGAGCAGGCCAAGCCCTTCGTCGGCACGCACTACATCTTCGGCGACTCGTGGATCCAGCAGCCGTCGCCCTACGGCAGCAACGCACCAGCGGCGGCCAAGAAGGAGAACAGCACGACGACGGCGGATGATCAAGAGGCAGAGGCGCCAACAACGGCGGAAGCAGCCGGTACGAATAAgacgtcggcgacggcgacgaaaGACGCCAAAGCAGCGGGGAAGACCTCAGGGGCGACGAAATACGCGGAGGAGGAGACGagtacgccggcggcggcgtcaaaaGACGCAAAGGCGGAGAAGACGACATTGGCGGCGAAGAAAGAAGGCGAAGAGGAGACGAGTACGTCGGCAGCAGCGTCAAAAGATGCAAAGACAGAGAAGACGACATCGGCGGCGACGAAAGACGCCGAAGAGGAGACGAGTACGTCGACGGTGGCGTCAAAAGACGCAAAGGCGGAGAAGACAacttcggcggcggcgaaagGCACAAAAGAGTAG
- the LOC120685615 gene encoding transcription factor JAMYB-like, with protein MEMVAVLQQRAGGGGARPAAATAPMTAAASSAKQEQEKEEGGSADAELRRGPWTVDEDLTLINYIAEHGEGRWNALARAAGLKRTGKSCRLRWLNYLRPDVKRGDFTADEQLLILDLHSRWGNRWSKIASHLPGRTDNEIKNYWRTRVQKHAKQLNCDVNSKRFKDAMRFLWMPRLAERAAAAHHSSSASLQHQQQQAIISGDGLGALLPTAAAAAGCFEMATANAAADRSPCSVVTTTNSSPCSSGTSSGSTAATTNDDDCWAAIQQDHEFWSAASNLQHLTAGSADQQLLYFPLAADLPMQADLSGWVQGFSEGGSSSPETHQQLWSLDDIWRMH; from the exons ATGGAGATGGTAGCAGTGCTGCAgcagagggccggcggcggcggggcgaggccGGCTGCCGCCACGGCGCCGATGACGGCCGCGGCGTCGTCGGCGAAGCAGGagcaggagaaggaggagggcgggtcggcggacgcggagctccggcgcggGCCGTGGACGGTGGACGAGGACCTGACGCTGATCAACTACATCGCCGAGCACGGCGAGGGCCGCTGGAAcgcgctcgcgcgcgccgccg GCCTGAAGCGCACCGGGAAGAGCTGCCGTCTTCGTTGGCTCAACTACCTCCGGCCGGACGTGAAGCGCGGCGACTTCACCGCCGACGAGCAGCTGCTCATCCTCGACCTCCACTCCAGATGGGGCAACCG GTGGTCCAAGATCGCGTCGCATCTGCCGGGGCGGACGGACAACGAGATCAAGAACTACTGGCGGACGCGGGTGCAGAAGCACGCCAAGCAGCTCAACTGCGACGTCAACAGCAAGCGCTTCAAGGACGCCATGCGCTTCCTCTGGATGCCCAGACTAgcagagcgcgccgccgccgcccaccactcATCGTCGGCGTCCCTgcagcatcagcagcagcaggccatcATCTCCGGCGACGGCCTCGGCGCTCTGctgcccacggccgccgccgccgccggctgcttcGAGATGGCGaccgccaacgccgccgccgaccgctcCCCCTGCAGCGTGGTCACCACCACCAACAGCTCGCCCTGCAGTTCTGGGACGTCCTccggctccaccgccgccaccaccaacgACGACGACTGCTGGGCGGCGATCCAGCAGGACCACGAGTTCTGGTCCGCCGCGTCCAACCTGCAGCACCTCACCGCCGGCAGCGCCGACCAGCAGCTGCTGTACTTCCCGCTGGCGGCGGACCTGCCGATGCAGGCCGACCTCAGCGGCTGGGTGCAGGGCTTCTCCGAGGGCGGCTCTTCTTCGCCGGAGACCCACCAGCAGCTCTGGAGCCTCGACGACATCTGGAGGATGCACTGA